Proteins from a genomic interval of Zingiber officinale cultivar Zhangliang chromosome 2A, Zo_v1.1, whole genome shotgun sequence:
- the LOC122042059 gene encoding protein TPX2-like isoform X3, with amino-acid sequence MAGGAVEDPQIDETYEFSAPRFFDFINDETEEDMRKAELWFETSLSYAPSPFMPKIREGRSIQIDSLCDFGNVDDEQKADISKEDSHQAEPRTEVDKIASSKYNLESETNVGNTQNQEVEKKINSSELDSEVNLCQNNILTQQGIRSATSDSSSKEEVPSSEVSYVPLDASPVAEAPEVCNSKAHSSEKVAESSIVKNNDSVESCTPRIQKMPVKEVAPGSSKNLTARKIAFFIQQTCASNPKTKPLTHSSKVNNVKNSTNRFSSGLVANNFLANEVSEENQAVKRQKLDYGKARQIHNVRNRVLHHKSRLNLARSTDIHSSEKGMAPFISTAQMVNQFQSRTRDLGLFQTRSFSQEDTSSVIQRRPKLTLTRPKDPKLETAHRVRAVRIKSSAELEAEMLAKIPKFKARPLNKKILEAPVLPAVPKRIPETPVFQEYNFKTMERANHHAETSSVVSSLDTSVQSQIRPLKIIEPRPPHLETSLRARPSKIRSSQEIELEELQKIPKFKARPLNKKILESKGDIGVSCKPKPGRTIHQEFHFATTDRLGPPTVADLFDNLSLHPESYHGKKEVPKITKPNPFHLRTEERGLEKEKHFAGQLFQKDLEEEKNRIPRASTYPYTTDFPVMPPKPEPKQCTKPEVFQLQSLVRHEEQMKKQLEEKEKKEKEEAQGRNFKAQAVMKEDPLPVPQRERKVLTEVQQFVMHADHRALQRKAFDKKIKDKELTYKRLREEQESVKMIEEEKATKQMRRTMMPHAKPLPKFSNPFIPQKSMKENTKPKSPDLHVKHRVESRRALQQMR; translated from the exons ATGGCCGGCGGAGCAGTGGAAGATCCGCAGATCGACGAGACGTATGAGTTCTCCGCGCCGAGGTTCTTCGATTTTATCAACGACGAGACGGAGGAGGACATGAGGAAGGCGGAGCTTTGGTTCGAGACATCTCTCAGCTATGCTCCCTCTC CTTTTATGCCAAAGATCAGAGAGGGTAGGTCTATTCAAATTGATAGTCTCTGCGATTTTGGAAATGTTGATGATGAGCAAAAG GCAGATATTTCAAAGGAAGATAGCCATCAAGCTGAGCCAAGAACTGAAGTAGATAAGATAGCAAG TTCTAAGTACAATCTTGAGTCAGAAACAAATGTAGGCAATACACAAAACCAAGAAGTAGAGAAAAAGATAAACTCTTCTGAGTTG GATTCTGAAGTAAACCTTTGCCAGAATAATATTCTTACTCAGCAGGGGATAAG GTCTGCAACCTCTGATAGCTCCAGCAAGGAAGAAGTCCCTTCTTCTGAGGTTTCTTATGTTCCTTTAGATGCTTCTCCAGTTGCAG AAGCACCAGAAGTTTGCAATTCTAAAGCGCATTCTTCAGAGAAAGTGGCTGAATCCAGCATTGTGAAGAACAATGATAGTGTTGAATCTTGCACTCCTAGAATTCAGAAAATGCCAGTGAAAGAAGTAGCACCTGGTAGTTCAAAGAACTTGACAGCTAGGAAAATTGCCTTTTTCATTCAACAGACTTGTGCTTCAAACCCAAAAACCAAGCCGCTTACACATTCTTCAAAAGTCAACAATGTAAAGAACAGCACTAA TAGGTTTTCTAGTGGCCTAGTTGCAAACAATTTTTTGGCTAATGAAGTTTCAGAAGAAAATCAAGCCGTGAAAAGGCAAAAATTGGACTATGGGAAAGCCAGACAG ATTCATAATGTCAGAAATAGAGTTTTACATCACAAGTCAAGATTAAATTTGGCTAGAAGCACTGATATACATTCATCGGAGAAG GGAATGGCTCCATTTATATCTACTGCACAGATGGTTAATCAGTTTCAATCCAGGACTAGGGACTTGGGTCTCTTTCAAACTAGATCATTTTCACAA GAGGACACCTCTTCAGTCATTCAAAGAAGACCAAAACTAACCTTGACCAGGCCAAAGGATCCTAAACTTGAAACAGCCCACAGGGTTCGTGCAGTTAGAATAAAAAGTTCTGCAGAGCTAGAAGCAGAGATGTTAGCAAAGATCCCCAAGTTCAAAGCCCGTCCTCTAAATAAGAAG ATTCTTGAAGCACCTGTGCTACCAGCAGTACCCAAAAGAATACCAGAGACACCTGTTTTCCAG GAATACAATTTTAAGACGATGGAGAGAGCAAATCATCATGCTGAGACTTCATCAGTAGTTTCCTCATTGGATACTTCTGTCCAG AGTCAGATAAGACCCTTGAAAATTATTGAACCAAGACCACCTCATCTTGAAACATCACTCCGAGCTCGACCTTCAAA GATTAGAAGCTCTCAGGAAATAGAGTTGGAAGAGCTACAAAAGATACCAAAATTTAAGGCTAGACCACTTAATAAAAAG ATTCTTGAGAGCAAAGGGGATATTGGAGTATCTTGTAAACCAAAGCCAGGAAGAACCATCCATCAGGAGTTCCATTTTGCGACTACTGATAGATTGGGTCCTCCAACTGTCGCGGATCTATTTGATAAT CTTTCACTGCATCCTGAATCTTATCATGGCAAGAAAGAAGTTCCTAAAATCACAAAGCCAAATCCTTTTCATCTTCGTACAGAG GAGCGAGGACTTGAGAAAGAAAAGCACTTTGCAGGGCAACTGTTTCAGAAAGATTTGGAAGAGGAGAAAAACAGAATTCCGAGGGCAAGCACTTACCCATATACTACTGATTTTCCAGTG ATGCCTCCTAAACCTGAGCCAAAGCAGTGTACAAAGCCTGAAGTCTTCCAATTACAGAGCTTAGTGAGGCATGAAGAACAGATGAAGAAGCAGttagaagagaaagaaaagaaggaaaaagaggAGGCACAAGGAAGGAATTTTAAAGCTCAGGCTGTTATGAAAGA GGATCCTCTACCAGTTCCACAAAGAGAGAGAAAAGTCCTCACTGAGGTCCAGCAGTTTGTGATGCATGCAGATCATCGAGCTCTTCAGAGGAAAGCCTTTGATAAGAAG ataaaggacaAAGAATTGACATACAAGAGACTTAGAGAGGAGCAAGAATCTGTAAAGATG ATCGAAGAAGAGAAGGCAACGAAGCAAATGAGGAGGACAATGATGCCTCACGCGAAGCCCCTTCCAAAATTTAGCAATCCATTCATCCCTCAAAA ATCTATGAAGGAAAACACAAAACCAAAGTCGCCggacttgcatgtgaagcacagAGTCGAGAGTCGAAGGGCGTTGCAGCAGATGAGATGA
- the LOC122042059 gene encoding protein TPX2-like isoform X1: protein MAGGAVEDPQIDETYEFSAPRFFDFINDETEEDMRKAELWFETSLSYAPSPFMPKIREGRSIQIDSLCDFGNVDDEQKADISKEDSHQAEPRTEVDKIARSSKYNLESETNVGNTQNQEVEKKINSSELDSEVNLCQNNILTQQGIRSATSDSSSKEEVPSSEVSYVPLDASPVAEAPEVCNSKAHSSEKVAESSIVKNNDSVESCTPRIQKMPVKEVAPGSSKNLTARKIAFFIQQTCASNPKTKPLTHSSKVNNVKNSTNRFSSGLVANNFLANEVSEENQAVKRQKLDYGKARQIHNVRNRVLHHKSRLNLARSTDIHSSEKGMAPFISTAQMVNQFQSRTRDLGLFQTRSFSQEDTSSVIQRRPKLTLTRPKDPKLETAHRVRAVRIKSSAELEAEMLAKIPKFKARPLNKKILEAPVLPAVPKRIPETPVFQEYNFKTMERANHHAETSSVVSSLDTSVQSQIRPLKIIEPRPPHLETSLRARPSKIRSSQEIELEELQKIPKFKARPLNKKILESKGDIGVSCKPKPGRTIHQEFHFATTDRLGPPTVADLFDNLSLHPESYHGKKEVPKITKPNPFHLRTEERGLEKEKHFAGQLFQKDLEEEKNRIPRASTYPYTTDFPVMPPKPEPKQCTKPEVFQLQSLVRHEEQMKKQLEEKEKKEKEEAQGRNFKAQAVMKEDPLPVPQRERKVLTEVQQFVMHADHRALQRKAFDKKIKDKELTYKRLREEQESVKMIEEEKATKQMRRTMMPHAKPLPKFSNPFIPQKSMKENTKPKSPDLHVKHRVESRRALQQMR, encoded by the exons ATGGCCGGCGGAGCAGTGGAAGATCCGCAGATCGACGAGACGTATGAGTTCTCCGCGCCGAGGTTCTTCGATTTTATCAACGACGAGACGGAGGAGGACATGAGGAAGGCGGAGCTTTGGTTCGAGACATCTCTCAGCTATGCTCCCTCTC CTTTTATGCCAAAGATCAGAGAGGGTAGGTCTATTCAAATTGATAGTCTCTGCGATTTTGGAAATGTTGATGATGAGCAAAAG GCAGATATTTCAAAGGAAGATAGCCATCAAGCTGAGCCAAGAACTGAAGTAGATAAGATAGCAAG AAGTTCTAAGTACAATCTTGAGTCAGAAACAAATGTAGGCAATACACAAAACCAAGAAGTAGAGAAAAAGATAAACTCTTCTGAGTTG GATTCTGAAGTAAACCTTTGCCAGAATAATATTCTTACTCAGCAGGGGATAAG GTCTGCAACCTCTGATAGCTCCAGCAAGGAAGAAGTCCCTTCTTCTGAGGTTTCTTATGTTCCTTTAGATGCTTCTCCAGTTGCAG AAGCACCAGAAGTTTGCAATTCTAAAGCGCATTCTTCAGAGAAAGTGGCTGAATCCAGCATTGTGAAGAACAATGATAGTGTTGAATCTTGCACTCCTAGAATTCAGAAAATGCCAGTGAAAGAAGTAGCACCTGGTAGTTCAAAGAACTTGACAGCTAGGAAAATTGCCTTTTTCATTCAACAGACTTGTGCTTCAAACCCAAAAACCAAGCCGCTTACACATTCTTCAAAAGTCAACAATGTAAAGAACAGCACTAA TAGGTTTTCTAGTGGCCTAGTTGCAAACAATTTTTTGGCTAATGAAGTTTCAGAAGAAAATCAAGCCGTGAAAAGGCAAAAATTGGACTATGGGAAAGCCAGACAG ATTCATAATGTCAGAAATAGAGTTTTACATCACAAGTCAAGATTAAATTTGGCTAGAAGCACTGATATACATTCATCGGAGAAG GGAATGGCTCCATTTATATCTACTGCACAGATGGTTAATCAGTTTCAATCCAGGACTAGGGACTTGGGTCTCTTTCAAACTAGATCATTTTCACAA GAGGACACCTCTTCAGTCATTCAAAGAAGACCAAAACTAACCTTGACCAGGCCAAAGGATCCTAAACTTGAAACAGCCCACAGGGTTCGTGCAGTTAGAATAAAAAGTTCTGCAGAGCTAGAAGCAGAGATGTTAGCAAAGATCCCCAAGTTCAAAGCCCGTCCTCTAAATAAGAAG ATTCTTGAAGCACCTGTGCTACCAGCAGTACCCAAAAGAATACCAGAGACACCTGTTTTCCAG GAATACAATTTTAAGACGATGGAGAGAGCAAATCATCATGCTGAGACTTCATCAGTAGTTTCCTCATTGGATACTTCTGTCCAG AGTCAGATAAGACCCTTGAAAATTATTGAACCAAGACCACCTCATCTTGAAACATCACTCCGAGCTCGACCTTCAAA GATTAGAAGCTCTCAGGAAATAGAGTTGGAAGAGCTACAAAAGATACCAAAATTTAAGGCTAGACCACTTAATAAAAAG ATTCTTGAGAGCAAAGGGGATATTGGAGTATCTTGTAAACCAAAGCCAGGAAGAACCATCCATCAGGAGTTCCATTTTGCGACTACTGATAGATTGGGTCCTCCAACTGTCGCGGATCTATTTGATAAT CTTTCACTGCATCCTGAATCTTATCATGGCAAGAAAGAAGTTCCTAAAATCACAAAGCCAAATCCTTTTCATCTTCGTACAGAG GAGCGAGGACTTGAGAAAGAAAAGCACTTTGCAGGGCAACTGTTTCAGAAAGATTTGGAAGAGGAGAAAAACAGAATTCCGAGGGCAAGCACTTACCCATATACTACTGATTTTCCAGTG ATGCCTCCTAAACCTGAGCCAAAGCAGTGTACAAAGCCTGAAGTCTTCCAATTACAGAGCTTAGTGAGGCATGAAGAACAGATGAAGAAGCAGttagaagagaaagaaaagaaggaaaaagaggAGGCACAAGGAAGGAATTTTAAAGCTCAGGCTGTTATGAAAGA GGATCCTCTACCAGTTCCACAAAGAGAGAGAAAAGTCCTCACTGAGGTCCAGCAGTTTGTGATGCATGCAGATCATCGAGCTCTTCAGAGGAAAGCCTTTGATAAGAAG ataaaggacaAAGAATTGACATACAAGAGACTTAGAGAGGAGCAAGAATCTGTAAAGATG ATCGAAGAAGAGAAGGCAACGAAGCAAATGAGGAGGACAATGATGCCTCACGCGAAGCCCCTTCCAAAATTTAGCAATCCATTCATCCCTCAAAA ATCTATGAAGGAAAACACAAAACCAAAGTCGCCggacttgcatgtgaagcacagAGTCGAGAGTCGAAGGGCGTTGCAGCAGATGAGATGA
- the LOC122042061 gene encoding L-ascorbate oxidase homolog, with protein sequence MMMGKSSLLASFLSLLLLLSSCVVGENPYKFFTWNVTSGDIWPLGVKQQGILINGQFPGPLIDAVTNDNIIINVYNSLPEPFLISWNGIQQRRNSWEDGVYGTNCPIPPGGNFTYVMQMKDQIGSYFYFPSLAFHKAAGGFGGIRILSRPLIPVPFRPPADDYTLLIGDWFKANHTDLRYLLDSGRDLPFPDGLLINGRGQYGNTFTVEQGKTYRFRISNVGLATALNVRIQGHTMLLVEVEGSHTLQNTYSSFDLHLGQSCSFLVTADQPPMDYLIAVSTRFTSTVLSTTAVFRYSNSGGKSAGPPPGGPTIEIDWSLNQARSIRWNLTASGPRPNPQGSYHYGLVNTTRTIRLANSAPVINGKQRYAVNSVSFIPADTPLKVADFYNIQGVFTLGSIQDNPTYGPGYLQTSVMVSNMRDYVEIIFENGEDTVQSWHIDGYSFWVVGLDGGQWTPASRDGYNLRDAVARCTVQVYPKSWSAIYMPLDNVGMWNIRSENWARQYLGQQFYLRVYSPANSWRDENPIPRNALLCGRASGRRTRPL encoded by the exons ATGATGATGGGGAAGAGCAGCCTCCTGGCCTCTTTCCTCTCTCTGCTTCTCTTGCTGTCTTCTTGTGTCGTTGGGGAAAACCCCTACAAGTTCTTCACCTGGAATGTGACCTCCGGCGACATCTGGCCTCTTGGTGTCAAGCAACAG GGGATTTTGATCAACGGCCAGTTCCCAGGGCCACTGATCGATGCCGTCACCAAcgataacatcatcatcaacgtCTACAACAGCTTGCCTGAGCCCTTCCTCATTTCATG GAATGGGATACAGCAGAGGAGAAACTCATGGGAAGATGGTGTTTATGGCACCAACTGCCCGATCCCTCCCGGCGGTAACTTCACTTACGTGATGCAAATGAAGGACCAGATCGGTAGCTACTTCTACTTCCCCTCGCTGGCTTTCCACAAGGCCGCCGGCGGATTCGGCGGCATCAGGATTCTCAGCCGGCCATTGATTCCGGTCCCGTTCCGTCCTCCTGCAGATGATTACACCCTTTTGATCGGCGACTGGTTCAAAGCTAACCACACC GACTTGAGATACTTGTTAGACAGTGGCCGAGATCTCCCTTTCCCCGACGGCCTCCTGATCAATGGCCGAGGACAGTATGGAAACACTTTCACCGTCGAGCAAGGTAAAACCTATCGTTTCCGGATATCGAACGTCGGACTGGCAACGGCACTGAACGTAAGAATTCAAGGACACACGATGTTGCTGGTGGAGGTGGAAGGATCACACACCCTGCAAAACACTTACTCTTCCTTCGATCTCCACTTGGGCCAGTCCTGCTCGTTTCTGGTCACAGCCGATCAGCCACCGATGGACTACCTCATCGCCGTCTCGACGCGGTTCACTAGCACCGTGCTCTCGACCACCGCCGTCTTCCGATACAGTAACTCCGGCGGGAAGTCGGCCGGCCCGCCACCGGGAGGGCCGACAATCGAGATAGACTGGTCGCTCAACCAGGCACGATCCATTAGATGGAATCTGACCGCAAGCGGACCGAGGCCAAACCCACAAGGTTCGTATCATTATGGACTTGTGAACACCACAAGAACCATCAGGCTTGCCAACTCTGCTCCGGTCATCAACGGCAAGCAGAGATACGCAGTCAACAGCGTCTCCTTCATTCCGGCCGATACGCCGCTCAAAGTGGCCGACTTCTACAACATTCAGGGAGTCTTCACGCTGGGAAGCATTCAGGACAACCCGACTTATGGACCTGGCTATTTGCAGACCTCGGTCATGGTGTCTAACATGCGAGATTACGTCGAGATCATCTTTGAGAACGGGGAGGACACCGTGCAGTCATGGCACATCGACGGATACTCCTTCTGGGTTGTTGG ATTGGACGGAGGGCAATGGACGCCGGCGAGTAGGGATGGTTACAATTTGAGAGATGCAGTAGCTCGATGCACAGTTCAG GTATACCCCAAGTCGTGGTCTGCGATCTACATGCCATTGGACAACGTCGGAATGTGGAACATCCGGTCGGAGAACTGGGCGAGACAGTACTTAGGGCAGCAGTTCTATCTCCGAGTCTACTCTCCGGCCAACTCATGGAGGGATGAGAATCCGATTCCGAGGAACGCCCTCCTCTGCGGTCGGGCATCGGGTCGTCGAACAAGGCCGCTCTGA
- the LOC122042059 gene encoding protein TPX2-like isoform X2 yields the protein MAGGAVEDPQIDETYEFSAPRFFDFINDETEEDMRKAELWFETSLSYAPSPFMPKIREGRSIQIDSLCDFGNVDDEQKADISKEDSHQAEPRTEVDKIARSSKYNLESETNVGNTQNQEVEKKINSSELDSEVNLCQNNILTQQGIRSATSDSSSKEEVPSSEVSYVPLDASPVAEAPEVCNSKAHSSEKVAESSIVKNNDSVESCTPRIQKMPVKEVAPGSSKNLTARKIAFFIQQTCASNPKTKPLTHSSKVNNVKNSTKFSSGLVANNFLANEVSEENQAVKRQKLDYGKARQIHNVRNRVLHHKSRLNLARSTDIHSSEKGMAPFISTAQMVNQFQSRTRDLGLFQTRSFSQEDTSSVIQRRPKLTLTRPKDPKLETAHRVRAVRIKSSAELEAEMLAKIPKFKARPLNKKILEAPVLPAVPKRIPETPVFQEYNFKTMERANHHAETSSVVSSLDTSVQSQIRPLKIIEPRPPHLETSLRARPSKIRSSQEIELEELQKIPKFKARPLNKKILESKGDIGVSCKPKPGRTIHQEFHFATTDRLGPPTVADLFDNLSLHPESYHGKKEVPKITKPNPFHLRTEERGLEKEKHFAGQLFQKDLEEEKNRIPRASTYPYTTDFPVMPPKPEPKQCTKPEVFQLQSLVRHEEQMKKQLEEKEKKEKEEAQGRNFKAQAVMKEDPLPVPQRERKVLTEVQQFVMHADHRALQRKAFDKKIKDKELTYKRLREEQESVKMIEEEKATKQMRRTMMPHAKPLPKFSNPFIPQKSMKENTKPKSPDLHVKHRVESRRALQQMR from the exons ATGGCCGGCGGAGCAGTGGAAGATCCGCAGATCGACGAGACGTATGAGTTCTCCGCGCCGAGGTTCTTCGATTTTATCAACGACGAGACGGAGGAGGACATGAGGAAGGCGGAGCTTTGGTTCGAGACATCTCTCAGCTATGCTCCCTCTC CTTTTATGCCAAAGATCAGAGAGGGTAGGTCTATTCAAATTGATAGTCTCTGCGATTTTGGAAATGTTGATGATGAGCAAAAG GCAGATATTTCAAAGGAAGATAGCCATCAAGCTGAGCCAAGAACTGAAGTAGATAAGATAGCAAG AAGTTCTAAGTACAATCTTGAGTCAGAAACAAATGTAGGCAATACACAAAACCAAGAAGTAGAGAAAAAGATAAACTCTTCTGAGTTG GATTCTGAAGTAAACCTTTGCCAGAATAATATTCTTACTCAGCAGGGGATAAG GTCTGCAACCTCTGATAGCTCCAGCAAGGAAGAAGTCCCTTCTTCTGAGGTTTCTTATGTTCCTTTAGATGCTTCTCCAGTTGCAG AAGCACCAGAAGTTTGCAATTCTAAAGCGCATTCTTCAGAGAAAGTGGCTGAATCCAGCATTGTGAAGAACAATGATAGTGTTGAATCTTGCACTCCTAGAATTCAGAAAATGCCAGTGAAAGAAGTAGCACCTGGTAGTTCAAAGAACTTGACAGCTAGGAAAATTGCCTTTTTCATTCAACAGACTTGTGCTTCAAACCCAAAAACCAAGCCGCTTACACATTCTTCAAAAGTCAACAATGTAAAGAACAGCACTAA GTTTTCTAGTGGCCTAGTTGCAAACAATTTTTTGGCTAATGAAGTTTCAGAAGAAAATCAAGCCGTGAAAAGGCAAAAATTGGACTATGGGAAAGCCAGACAG ATTCATAATGTCAGAAATAGAGTTTTACATCACAAGTCAAGATTAAATTTGGCTAGAAGCACTGATATACATTCATCGGAGAAG GGAATGGCTCCATTTATATCTACTGCACAGATGGTTAATCAGTTTCAATCCAGGACTAGGGACTTGGGTCTCTTTCAAACTAGATCATTTTCACAA GAGGACACCTCTTCAGTCATTCAAAGAAGACCAAAACTAACCTTGACCAGGCCAAAGGATCCTAAACTTGAAACAGCCCACAGGGTTCGTGCAGTTAGAATAAAAAGTTCTGCAGAGCTAGAAGCAGAGATGTTAGCAAAGATCCCCAAGTTCAAAGCCCGTCCTCTAAATAAGAAG ATTCTTGAAGCACCTGTGCTACCAGCAGTACCCAAAAGAATACCAGAGACACCTGTTTTCCAG GAATACAATTTTAAGACGATGGAGAGAGCAAATCATCATGCTGAGACTTCATCAGTAGTTTCCTCATTGGATACTTCTGTCCAG AGTCAGATAAGACCCTTGAAAATTATTGAACCAAGACCACCTCATCTTGAAACATCACTCCGAGCTCGACCTTCAAA GATTAGAAGCTCTCAGGAAATAGAGTTGGAAGAGCTACAAAAGATACCAAAATTTAAGGCTAGACCACTTAATAAAAAG ATTCTTGAGAGCAAAGGGGATATTGGAGTATCTTGTAAACCAAAGCCAGGAAGAACCATCCATCAGGAGTTCCATTTTGCGACTACTGATAGATTGGGTCCTCCAACTGTCGCGGATCTATTTGATAAT CTTTCACTGCATCCTGAATCTTATCATGGCAAGAAAGAAGTTCCTAAAATCACAAAGCCAAATCCTTTTCATCTTCGTACAGAG GAGCGAGGACTTGAGAAAGAAAAGCACTTTGCAGGGCAACTGTTTCAGAAAGATTTGGAAGAGGAGAAAAACAGAATTCCGAGGGCAAGCACTTACCCATATACTACTGATTTTCCAGTG ATGCCTCCTAAACCTGAGCCAAAGCAGTGTACAAAGCCTGAAGTCTTCCAATTACAGAGCTTAGTGAGGCATGAAGAACAGATGAAGAAGCAGttagaagagaaagaaaagaaggaaaaagaggAGGCACAAGGAAGGAATTTTAAAGCTCAGGCTGTTATGAAAGA GGATCCTCTACCAGTTCCACAAAGAGAGAGAAAAGTCCTCACTGAGGTCCAGCAGTTTGTGATGCATGCAGATCATCGAGCTCTTCAGAGGAAAGCCTTTGATAAGAAG ataaaggacaAAGAATTGACATACAAGAGACTTAGAGAGGAGCAAGAATCTGTAAAGATG ATCGAAGAAGAGAAGGCAACGAAGCAAATGAGGAGGACAATGATGCCTCACGCGAAGCCCCTTCCAAAATTTAGCAATCCATTCATCCCTCAAAA ATCTATGAAGGAAAACACAAAACCAAAGTCGCCggacttgcatgtgaagcacagAGTCGAGAGTCGAAGGGCGTTGCAGCAGATGAGATGA
- the LOC122042059 gene encoding protein TPX2-like isoform X4: MLPLDSEVNLCQNNILTQQGIRSATSDSSSKEEVPSSEVSYVPLDASPVAEAPEVCNSKAHSSEKVAESSIVKNNDSVESCTPRIQKMPVKEVAPGSSKNLTARKIAFFIQQTCASNPKTKPLTHSSKVNNVKNSTNRFSSGLVANNFLANEVSEENQAVKRQKLDYGKARQIHNVRNRVLHHKSRLNLARSTDIHSSEKGMAPFISTAQMVNQFQSRTRDLGLFQTRSFSQEDTSSVIQRRPKLTLTRPKDPKLETAHRVRAVRIKSSAELEAEMLAKIPKFKARPLNKKILEAPVLPAVPKRIPETPVFQEYNFKTMERANHHAETSSVVSSLDTSVQSQIRPLKIIEPRPPHLETSLRARPSKIRSSQEIELEELQKIPKFKARPLNKKILESKGDIGVSCKPKPGRTIHQEFHFATTDRLGPPTVADLFDNLSLHPESYHGKKEVPKITKPNPFHLRTEERGLEKEKHFAGQLFQKDLEEEKNRIPRASTYPYTTDFPVMPPKPEPKQCTKPEVFQLQSLVRHEEQMKKQLEEKEKKEKEEAQGRNFKAQAVMKEDPLPVPQRERKVLTEVQQFVMHADHRALQRKAFDKKIKDKELTYKRLREEQESVKMIEEEKATKQMRRTMMPHAKPLPKFSNPFIPQKSMKENTKPKSPDLHVKHRVESRRALQQMR, encoded by the exons ATGCTCCCTCTC GATTCTGAAGTAAACCTTTGCCAGAATAATATTCTTACTCAGCAGGGGATAAG GTCTGCAACCTCTGATAGCTCCAGCAAGGAAGAAGTCCCTTCTTCTGAGGTTTCTTATGTTCCTTTAGATGCTTCTCCAGTTGCAG AAGCACCAGAAGTTTGCAATTCTAAAGCGCATTCTTCAGAGAAAGTGGCTGAATCCAGCATTGTGAAGAACAATGATAGTGTTGAATCTTGCACTCCTAGAATTCAGAAAATGCCAGTGAAAGAAGTAGCACCTGGTAGTTCAAAGAACTTGACAGCTAGGAAAATTGCCTTTTTCATTCAACAGACTTGTGCTTCAAACCCAAAAACCAAGCCGCTTACACATTCTTCAAAAGTCAACAATGTAAAGAACAGCACTAA TAGGTTTTCTAGTGGCCTAGTTGCAAACAATTTTTTGGCTAATGAAGTTTCAGAAGAAAATCAAGCCGTGAAAAGGCAAAAATTGGACTATGGGAAAGCCAGACAG ATTCATAATGTCAGAAATAGAGTTTTACATCACAAGTCAAGATTAAATTTGGCTAGAAGCACTGATATACATTCATCGGAGAAG GGAATGGCTCCATTTATATCTACTGCACAGATGGTTAATCAGTTTCAATCCAGGACTAGGGACTTGGGTCTCTTTCAAACTAGATCATTTTCACAA GAGGACACCTCTTCAGTCATTCAAAGAAGACCAAAACTAACCTTGACCAGGCCAAAGGATCCTAAACTTGAAACAGCCCACAGGGTTCGTGCAGTTAGAATAAAAAGTTCTGCAGAGCTAGAAGCAGAGATGTTAGCAAAGATCCCCAAGTTCAAAGCCCGTCCTCTAAATAAGAAG ATTCTTGAAGCACCTGTGCTACCAGCAGTACCCAAAAGAATACCAGAGACACCTGTTTTCCAG GAATACAATTTTAAGACGATGGAGAGAGCAAATCATCATGCTGAGACTTCATCAGTAGTTTCCTCATTGGATACTTCTGTCCAG AGTCAGATAAGACCCTTGAAAATTATTGAACCAAGACCACCTCATCTTGAAACATCACTCCGAGCTCGACCTTCAAA GATTAGAAGCTCTCAGGAAATAGAGTTGGAAGAGCTACAAAAGATACCAAAATTTAAGGCTAGACCACTTAATAAAAAG ATTCTTGAGAGCAAAGGGGATATTGGAGTATCTTGTAAACCAAAGCCAGGAAGAACCATCCATCAGGAGTTCCATTTTGCGACTACTGATAGATTGGGTCCTCCAACTGTCGCGGATCTATTTGATAAT CTTTCACTGCATCCTGAATCTTATCATGGCAAGAAAGAAGTTCCTAAAATCACAAAGCCAAATCCTTTTCATCTTCGTACAGAG GAGCGAGGACTTGAGAAAGAAAAGCACTTTGCAGGGCAACTGTTTCAGAAAGATTTGGAAGAGGAGAAAAACAGAATTCCGAGGGCAAGCACTTACCCATATACTACTGATTTTCCAGTG ATGCCTCCTAAACCTGAGCCAAAGCAGTGTACAAAGCCTGAAGTCTTCCAATTACAGAGCTTAGTGAGGCATGAAGAACAGATGAAGAAGCAGttagaagagaaagaaaagaaggaaaaagaggAGGCACAAGGAAGGAATTTTAAAGCTCAGGCTGTTATGAAAGA GGATCCTCTACCAGTTCCACAAAGAGAGAGAAAAGTCCTCACTGAGGTCCAGCAGTTTGTGATGCATGCAGATCATCGAGCTCTTCAGAGGAAAGCCTTTGATAAGAAG ataaaggacaAAGAATTGACATACAAGAGACTTAGAGAGGAGCAAGAATCTGTAAAGATG ATCGAAGAAGAGAAGGCAACGAAGCAAATGAGGAGGACAATGATGCCTCACGCGAAGCCCCTTCCAAAATTTAGCAATCCATTCATCCCTCAAAA ATCTATGAAGGAAAACACAAAACCAAAGTCGCCggacttgcatgtgaagcacagAGTCGAGAGTCGAAGGGCGTTGCAGCAGATGAGATGA